The DNA region ATTTATATGAGTCAACATTATCCATATTGTAGCGTATGGCGGGCCATCTAAGGCGTTATCATATAAGGGTTAATGTGGGTTTGTTCGGTCGGCCGATAATCCGAAATTGTCATAAAACCCCCACTGCCCGATAAAAATCAAATAATATTTGACTTAAATTCTCATTGCGGTATATTAATCTGCAAAAACAGGAGGACTCAGTTCCGATGCAGTTTTTTAGGGCGCATCGGCGTCGATATTTCTTGGACCGAGACCGCAATTCTTCCTGGCCGAATAATATATCCGGAACCGGGATTCTATCTCATTTTATATCCATTCCGTTAGCTGTAAAAAAGTCTTATTCGTTGAAAAGACAGGACTTGACGGGCATGGATAATTTTGTTTTATCCCGGATTGTGAAAAGATTCACATTAGTTTCCGGCCCGGTATATGCCGGCCGCAATTCCTCCCTCAACAAGTACGCTCGACCTGATCGACGTCCGCCGGCCCGCACTATCCGCCGGGTTCATGTGATGCCCTGGGCCACATCGATCCGGAGGATCGGTTGCATGCGAATCAACTCAATTGGACCGGATGATGATGACACCGGCGGGTCGAACGGACGCCGGGACTTTGGTTTTGGTGTCCGATAAAGGCTGATAATGTACTGTGGCCGCGCCACTGCATCCATATTGTCCGACAGAATTAGCCGATGCTGTCGGGACGGGTTCTCTGAGATTAATTGAAGTCTCTTAAAGGAGAGTATCTATGGAGAAGTGGAAAGGGTGGCGCAAGATGCGGTACGAAGCGGAACTGGATCCGGATTTCTCCCGGGAAATCGCCTCCATCCCGGGGGGCGACCAGCTCTACAGCTGTATCCAGTGCGGGACCTGTAGCGGAATGTGCCCGCTGAGTCCCAATATGGACTACACCCCCAGACAGATTATCGCCATGATCCGGGCCGGATTCAAAGGCGATGTTCTCAGCAGTTACACCACCTGGCTCTGCGCCTCGTGTTATTCCTGTACCGTCGAATGTCCCAAGGAAATTAAAATAACCGATATCATGTACGCCGCCAAACGGTTGGCCATCCGTGAGAAGGTTCACCCCAAGCGCTTTCCGACACCGGTTCTGGCCCGGGAATTTTTCCGCTCGGTGGAAAAGAACGGCCGCAGTACCGAAAGCCGCCTGCTGGTGAATCTGTACCTGAGGACCAATCCCTTTAAAATGTTCAAACAGACCGGCCTGGGTCTGAAACTCTGGATGAAAGGCCGGCTGGGAATCCGCAAGGAATCGATCAAACGGACCGGGGAACTGAGGAAAATATTCAAGGTCCTGGAAACCGAGCATATGGTCAAGACCAAAGATCAATTGGCCCGGCAGGAGGAGGTGTCGTCATGAGTTACCTGTACTATCCCGGATGTTCGCTGAAGAGCACCGGCCGGGCTTACGAGGAATCAATGCTGGCCGTGTTCGAACACCTGCAACTGCCGCTTGAGGAACTTGAGGACTGGAATTGCTGCGGCGCAACCGCCTATATGGCTATCAGCGAATTGAAAGCTTTTGCCCTGAGCGCCCGGAATTTCGCCCTGGCCGAAAAACAGGCCGGAGGAGCAGGTGAGATCAATATGGTCGTTCCCTGCGCAGCCTGCTATCTCGGGCTGAATAAAGCCTACCGTTATCTAAAAGAACATGCCGATCTTCAGAAAACCATCCTCAAGGCTCTCAAGGCGGCCGGGTTGTCCTATTCCGATCACCTGAGAATCCGTCACCCGCTCGATATTCTGGCCAATGATATCAGTCCCGACCGGATCAAAGAAGCGGTCAGCCGTCCCCTGGAGGGTCTCAAGGTGGCCTGTTATTACGGGTGCCAGATTGTCCGGCCGTACGCCGATTTCGATGACCAGCATGAACCGGTCATCATGGATAAACTGCTTCGCCTTCTGGGGGCCGAGGTGGTCGATTGGCCGTTGAAAACCCGCTGTTGCGGCGGTTCGTTGACCGGAACGGTGGAGGATGTCGGCTTGCGATTGAGTTATATCCTTCTTAAAGAAGCCAAAAAGCGGGGATGCGATGTTATTGCCACCGCCTGCCCGTTGTGCCAGTTCAACCTGGAATGCTATCAGTCCCAGATCGGCCGTAAGTACGGCAACGGGAATGACATAGCGGTGGCTTATTTCACCCAGTTGATGGGCGCCGCTTTCGGTATCGCCGAGCATGATCTCGGCCTGCAGCGGCTGTTCGTGCCGCTCCATCTCCAGGGTACAGGTGATAAAGTGACGGGAGGTCAATATGTCAGCCGCTGAAAATAAAACCAATGGAATACCGAAAATCGGAGTTTATGTCTGTCACTGCGGGATAAATATCGCCGGTAAAGTCAATGTTCCCGAAGCGGTCGAGTTTGCCGCCAAGTTGCCGAATGTCGCGGTGGCGCGGGAATATAAATTCATGTGCTCCGATCCGGGCCAGGAAATCATCCAGAATGATATTCGTGAAGGTTTAATCAATCGGGTGGTGGTCGCTTCCTGTTCGCCATTGATGCATGAAACAACCTTCCGTACCGCCATGGCGGCCGGGGGCGGAAATCCGTTCCTGTTCCAGATGGCCAATATCCGCGAGCATGTCAGCTGGGTAACGCCCGATAAACCGGCCGGAACACAAAAAGCCAAGGCCCTGATTGCCGCGGCCGTGGAACGGGTTGCCCGTCATGTCCCGCTGGAAAAAACCAGGGTTCCGGTCAATCCCGATGTTCTCATTGTCGGCGGCGGTATCGCGGGAATTCATGCCGCCTTGACTATCGCCAACGCCGGTAAAAAAGTGTACCTGGTAGAGAAAGAGCCGACCATCGGCGGCCATATGGCCAAGTTTGATAAGACCTTTCCCACCCTGGATTGTTCCGCCTGTATTCTGACTCCCAAGATGTCATCGGTTCGGGCCCATCCCAATATCACCCTCTGGACCTATTCCGAAGTGGTCGGGGTCGAGGGTTTTGTGGGGAATTTTAGAATCCAGGTCAAACGGAAACCGCGCTATGTCGACGAAGACCTCTGCGTCGGTTGTCTGGAGTGTATCGAATCCTGCGTTTACAAGAAAGGGCGGATCAGCGACGAGTTCAATGTCGGCCTGAGCAAACGCAAACCCATTTATGTCCCGTTTCCTCAGGCGACCCCGCTGGTGGCCGTTATCGATCCCGAATCATGTGCCGAGTTGAAAACCGGGAAATGCAAAAAACCATGTATGGATGCCTGTGAGCCCAAGGCCATCAATTTCAAACAGACCGAGGAAATAAAAGAAGTTTCCGCAGGAGCTATCATTCTGGCGACCGGGTTCCGGACCTTCGATGCCGCCCGGGTCAAACGCTATGGCTACGGCAAGTATCCCAATGTTTATACCAGTCTGGAAGTGGAGCGGCTGGTGAATGCCGCCGGACCGACCGGGGGGGAAGTGATTATGTCGAACGGCGAGAAACCTAAAAAGGTCGGGATTGTGCACTGTGTCGGTAGCCGCGATGCCCATACCAATAAATACTGCTCGCGAGTCTGCTGTATGTACTCTTTGAAGCTGGCCCACCTTATCAAGGAACGCACCGGGGCCGAAATCTATAACTTCTATATCGATATGCGGACCCCGGGGAAGGGGTATGAGGAGTTCTATGATCGTCTTCTCCAGGAAGATGTTCATTTTATTCGGGGACGGGTGGCCGAAATCTCCGACTGGACCATGACACCTGAGGAAGAAGGCAAACTGATAATCCGGGCCGAGGATACTCTGGTCGGGGCGGTTCGGCGGATCCCGGTCGATATGGTGGTTCTGTCAGTCGGCCTGGAACCGCGAGCCGATGCCGACGAAGTGCGGCGGTTATTCAATATCAGTTGCAGTCATGAAGGCTGGTTTTTGGAACGACATCCTAAGCTGGCGCCGGTTTCAACCTTCACCGAAGGGGTGTATCTGGCCGGGGCCTGCCAGGGTCCCAAGGATATTCCCGACAGCGTTGCCCAGGCCGGGGCGGCCGCGGCCGAGGCCCTGGCCCTGATCGACAAGGGTCATGTCGAACTGGAACCAAACACGGCCTTCATCCGCGAAGAATTCTGTTCCGGTTGCAAAACCTGCCTGATGCTCTGTCCCTACAGCGCTATTTCGTTTAACAGCGAGAAGAACACCGCTGAGGTCAACGGCGCTCTTTGCAAGGGATGCGGAACCTGTGTCGCGGCCTGCCCGTCGGGCGCCCTGCAGCAGAATCTCTTCACCGATGAGCAGATTTATTGCGAAATTAAAGGAGTCGTGAATTATGTCTGATAAAGATACGAACCAAAAACCATTCGAGCCTAGGATCGTGGCTTTCTTCTGCAACTGGTGTACTTACACCGCCGCCGATTTGGCTGGAACGGCCCGTATGACCTATGCTCCCAACGTCCGGGTCATCCGGGTTATGTGTTCCGGGCGGCTCGATCCCCAGTTCATCCTGACTGCCCTGCGCCAGGGAGCCGATGGTGTTTTAATCGGCGGTTGCCATCCGGGTGACTGCCACTATCAGGAAGGCAACTACAAAGCCCTGAGGCGATTCACCCTCCTCAAACGGCTTCTCCGGGAGATGGGTATTGAAGACGAACGTGTCCAGTTGGAGTGGATTGCGGCCTCGGAAGGGGATAAGGTACAGAAAGTGATTAACCGTATCACCGAGGATGTCCGTCGCCTGGGTCCCCTTCATCTCGAGCCCGAGGCACTGGACCGGGCCACCGAGGCCCTATTGCCCGATCAGACTCCGGCCGTGGCCGAAGGAGGTGCTTTATGAGCAAGCCGAAAGTCGCCTTTTACTGGTGCGCTTCCTGCGGCGGATGCGAAGAAGCCGTAGTTGATCTGGCCGAGGATATTCTCAAGGTGGTCGGGGCCGTCGATATCGTTTTCTGGCCGGTGGCCCTGGATTTCAAACGGGAGGATGTCGAGGCTATGGCCGACAACTCCCTGGCCGTGGCTTTTATCAACGGCGCCATCCGCAGTTCCGAACAGCATGAAATGGTGGAACTGCTCCGCCGTAAGGCCGGTCTGGTGGTGGCCTTCGGCAGTTGCGCCCATCTGGGCGGGATTCCCGGACTGGCCAATACCTTCCGACGGGCCGACCTGATCGATGAAGCCTATCATAAATCGCTGAGTGTTACCGATGGAAACGGAACCGAGCCTCTGGAAAAAACCGAGGTTCCTGAAGGGACCCTGACATTACCGAAACTCTGGGATACGGTCAAAACGCTCGACCAGGTTATCAAGGTCGATTATTATCTTCCGGGTTGCCCGCCGCCGGTCAATCTGATCAACGGGGCTATCGGGAGTATTCTTAAAAATGAACTTCCCCCGCCCGGATCGGTGCTGGCCCCGGATATGGCCCTGTGCGAGGAGTGCGAACGGCGGGCTACCAAGCCGGATAAAATGGCCCAGCGCGAATTTTTGAGACCCCATCAAATCAAAGCCGATCCCGAGAAATGCCTCCTGGCCCAGGGATTGCTGTGTCTGGGACCGGTAACCCGGAAAGGCTGCGGGGCTGCCTGTGTCAAGGGTAATATGCCTTGTACCGGCTGTATGGGACCCACCAGCCATGTGGTTGATTTCGGAACCAAAGCCCTGACTGCCATGGCTTCCTTGGTCGATTCCAACGATGATCGTGAAATCGCCGCTATCCTTGATCAGATTGCCGATCCGGTCGGGACCTTTTATCGATACAGTCTCCCGGCTTCATTGTTGCATCGGAGCTATCAGCCCGAACATGCGAAAGGAGAAAAATAATGGCCCGTAAAATAACCATAGATCCGATTACCCGTCTTGAAGGCCACGGCAAGATCGATATCTTTTTGAACGATCAGGGTAACGTCGATCGGGCCTATTTCCAGGTTCCGGAATCGCGCGGTTTCGAACGTTTTGCCATCGGCCGCCCGGCCGAGGACATGCCGCAAATTACCTCCCGGATATGCGGCGTCTGTCCGACAGCCCATCATATGGCCGCGACCAGGGCTCTTGATGATCTCTATAAGGTTGATCCGCCTCCGGCGGCCAAAAAAGTCCGGGAATTGATGTATAATATCTTTTTCATGGAGGATCATGCTCTCCATTTCTTTTTCCTGGCCGGACCCGATTTCGTGGTCGGCCCCCAGGCGCCCAAGGCCGAGCGGAATATTCTCGGCGTCCTCGGCAAGGTGGGCAATGAAATCGGCCTTAAAGTGATCGGGATGAGAAAACAGTGGCGTGAACTCATGAATCTTGTTATGGGGAAAGCCATTCACCCGGTTTTCGGATTACCGGGAGGAATTTCCCGATCGATCACCAAAGAGGATTTACCCCGGTTTATCAAAACCGCCGATGAGTCGGTTGAGTTTGGCCAATTTGCCCTGAAGCTGTTCAATGATATCGTTCTTAAAAATCCCGATTACATGCATCATATAACCTCGGATACCTACACTCACAAGACCTACTATATGGGCCTGGTCGATAAAAACAATCGGATCAATTTCTATGATGGCGATTTGCGGGTGGTGGGTCCCGACGGGAAGGAATACGTAAAATTCGGTGGCCGCCAATATCTTGATCATATGGATGAGCATGTCGAGCCCTGGAGTTATATTAAATTCCCGTACCTTAAAAACATCGGTTGGAAAGGCTTCGAGGACGGCGCCGACAGCGGCATTTTCGCCGTCGCGCCGCTGGCTCGGTTGAATGCCGCCGAGAGTATGGGCACCCCGCTGGCTCAGGAAAACTACGAGCAGTATTTCAAGATATGCGGCGGCAAACCGGTTCATTTTACGCTGGCGACCAGCTGGGCCCGGCTGATAGAAATGCTTTACAGCGCCGAACGCATGAAGGAACTGGTGGCTGATCCGGATATCATCAATCCCGATTTTCGGACTATTCCAACCAATACCCCATCAGAAGGTATTGGTGTCGTCGAGGCTCCCCGGGGGACTCTGATCCATCATTATCGAACTGATGATAACGGTATCATAACCAAAGCCAATTTGATCGTGGCGACTCAGAACAATGCCGCGCGGATTGCCATGTCGGTCGATAAGGCCGCCCGTGGGCTGATTTCCGGTGGCAAAGTCGATGACGGCATTTTAAATATGGTCGAGATGGCTTTCCGGGCCTATGATCCCTGCCATGGATGTGGCACCCATGCTCTTCCGGGCGAGATGCCGCTGGTGGTGGATATCTATGATCGCGATCATAATTTGGTCCGGCAACTCCGGCAGGATTGAGTCATGAAGCCGCTCATTCTGGGTTTGGGCAATGAATTGCTGTGTGATGACGGCATCGGAATAATAATCACGCGGAAACTGCCGGGTGCAGTGGCCGAGGCCGCCGATGTGATCCGGAGCGGTCAACATGGGGTGGCCCTGCTGGATTTGTTTCTAGGATACCGGCAGGCTATTATTATCGATGCCATCCAGACGGGAAAACATCCTCCGGGGACGGTTCTGGAACTGATCCCCGGAGATCTCAACAATGTTTCAAGCCCCTCCCCGCATTATACCGGTATCCCGGAATTAATCCGTATTGCCCGCGAAATGCAGCTGGATTTCCCCGATGATATCAGAATTCTCGCGGTGGAGATTGAAGACCCCCTGACGGTGGGTGGCGAACTCACCCCGGCAGTGGAAAAATCAATCGAAAAAGTAATTCCCATAATCGAATCATATTTGTATCATTGGCGGGTAAATGAGGTCTGTGAGAAACGATGCTAACATGGGTTGTCCGGGATTGAAATATGCATGAACTGCAGATTGCCGGCGAGGTGATAAAAATCGCCAGGGCCGAAATGAAACGGCGACGTCTGACACGCATTTCCGAAATCGGTCTGGCCGTGGGCGCTCTGGCCGCGGTCGATCCCGATGCCCTGGCCTTCAGCTTCGAGGCTTCGGTGGTCGATACTCCTCTGGCCGGAAGTCGGTTGCATATTGATTTTATCCCGGTTGAGGGAACCTGCCGAAACTGCCGACGGGATTTCAAGGTGTCGGATTATGTTTTTATCTGTCCCCACTGCGGATCCGGTGATATCCTGGTCCGGAGAGGTGAAGAACTTGACGTAACTTATATATTGGCCTAAGGAGTTGTGTAATGTTGGAGAATTCCTGATGAGTAATAAAATCACCGTTGAAAAAAAAGTCCTGTCCGAAAATGACCGTCTGGCGGCCCAGATCCGGGCCAGGCTGGACAAGGAGAAAATCGTCACCCTTAATCTGGTCAGTTCCCCCGGATCGGGCAAAACTTCACTACTTGAACAGACATTGAAAAATCTCGGGGATAAAATACCGATGGCGTTAATTGCCGGTGATGTTCAAACCGATAATGATGCCCGGCGGTTGACCGAGGCCGGCGGGCAGATCGTCCGGCCTATAATCACCGGCGGGGCCTGCCATCTCGATGCCCGGATGGTTCTGGCGGTCCTTGATGAACTTGATTTCAAAGGTGTCGATATTCTTTTTATCGAAAACGTCGGTAACCTGGTTTGTCCGTCGAGTTATGACCTGGGGGAAGATATGAAGGTTGTTCTTATCAGCACCACCGAGGGCGATGACAAACCGCTTAAATATCCTTCAATGTTCCGACGTTCCTCAACCCTGGTCATCAACAAAACCGATTTGCTGGGGCTGTCGGATTTTAATCTGGAACGGGTCCGGCAAAATGCGCTGAGTATTAACAGCGCCCTGGATATTTTCGAAATTTCCTGTAGAACCGGTCAGGGATTGGAGTTCTGGTTCCAATGGCTGGGCAAACTGGTAAAAGAGAAGAAAAAATAATATATTAAGGTATTGTTGAAATATTATGGTTATGCGCACTTTTACATACAAGGGGAAAAGTTACCAGGTTGATTACTATGGTTTTCTGTTGAAACCGGATGAATGGGATGAAAATTTCGCCGAGGGTATGGCCCCTTATGCCGGGATTGAGAACGGCTTGACCGACGATCACTGGCGGGTTATCCGCTTTATTCGTAATACCTTCGAGCAGATCAACAAATGTCCTCTGGTGTATATTGCCTGCAAGAAAAATGATCTTGGGCTCGGTGACCTGAAACGGCTCTTTCCCTCCGGTTATCTGCGGGGGGCCTGCAAACTGTCCGGTGTGACCTACCGCGAGGGACATTTTCAAGAATTCTGGATTGAAGAACATATCGTTCATCATACCCGGATTTACGATAGAAAAAAATACGAAACCGATGCCCTGGGTTTCCTGATCAACCCCGGCGACTGGGATGAAAACTTCGCTATCCATAAAGCCAGTGAGCTGAAAATGCCGGATTTACTGACTTCCAGACACTGGGATATAATCTACTACCTGCGACGCCAATTCGAGGTTTATAAAGAGATTCCGACGGTTTATCAGACCTGTGAAGACAATAATCTGAGTCTGGAAGAACTGGAAAGGCTTTTCCCCGACGGTTACCATCGGGGGGCAGTTAAAATCTCCGGACTTCATGTCCGCTGAGAAATACTTTCGCCTTCAGCATTCCGGGTCGAGAATAATCCGCAAACTGTTTCAGGCCTTGATCTTATATTAATCCCGGAGTGTCGGATGCTGGCTAATGATGATCCCTGATTTTGGCTTTTTACCACGAAATATCCCCTATTCAAGAAAATTCTCACAAAATATCAAAGCCACATACCATATCTGCCGACAAACAGAATGATCATTTGGAGTAATTTCGCATGAAGGTCATCGATCAGGTCGTTGCAAAAATATCACTTTTCCCCGCCCTGCCGACTATGGTTCATAAGCTGTTGGGCATAATCAATGATCCCGAATCAAAGTCGACCGATATTGTCAATATTATTCAGCACGATCCGGCCCTGTCGGCCAATGTTCTTAAAACCGCCAATTCCGCTTACCTGGGATTCGCCAATCCGGTCAATTCTATCGGGGATGCCAGCTTTCGGATCGGGACAAAAAAAATATACCAGATAGCAATTTCCTCGCTGATGCATTCGTCCGTTAATAAACCTGCCCGGGGATATGAGATGAAAGCGGAGGATATCTGGAAACATTCCACGGCCGTTTCCATTACGGCCGACAACCTTTGCCATCTGCTTGATATTCACGATAATGGTTCGATTTTCACGGCCGCCCTGATACATGATATCGGCAAGATTGCCCTGGAAAAATATGTTGATGAAAACTCCGACCAGATAATGAATTTTGTCGAACGCGAAAACCTGTCATTCGGTCAGGCAGAAAACAAATCTCTGGGTATTGATCATGCCGAAGTAGGAGCGCAAATTGCGGCTAAATGGAATTTCCCCGAAGAAATCGTCGACATAATCCGTTGGCATCATGATCCCAACAGTGCGCCTGTTATATCTGTCGGTATCGATATTGTCCATCTGGCCGATGCCATTTGTTTAATGCAGGGTATCGGGGTGGGCAAAGACGGCCTTCATTACTATTATAATATCGATTCCATAGAACGTCTGAAACTGAATGATGATATCGTTGAAATCGCCCTGTCGCGACTAACCGAAGAATTGGAAAACATCGAGGAATTATATGCCGGTCAAAAAAGCGAAACCCCGGCCTGATTCCCCTTGAAATTTCAATAAATCCAAAGTTCCCTGTTCATTTTTATTGCCGAATCATTCCGATTTTCAAGTGCGGGCATGCCATTAACTTACCATGCGCAGAACCTTGAAATTCTGGAAAATTGGCTTATCCTGTGACAATTCCGTGACATAAGACGTATAGAATAAAATATATATATGTCGGATATTGGATTGGATCGGATAATAATATGCTTATAGTATTGTTTGACAGGCAGATTGCTGACTATGACAGCGCTTTATAAAAATCTCCGGAGACTGTTTTGAAAACCGTCCGGAACGCAAATCCGGGGCGGATGGCCCTTGTTATTTTTATTGGACTGGTCGTTTTCTGCCTGGCTCAACTGACCTGGTGGATTGTCTTTCAGATCGAGAATAACAGGGATCTCAAACAGGCCCGGATTGAATTGCTCCGAATGACAACCGGGAACCCCGACCAAATACCGTCCCCGCTACTGGAACAGATTGAAAGGGAAGCCCGCGGACGGGTGGTAATGTTTGTCTCCGAGGGAACCTTTTTCATGCTGATCGTTCTGCTGGGCGCTTATCTTATCTATCGTTCTCTTTTGATCTCCGAGGATTTGAAAGCCCGCCAGCGGAATTTCATCGAAGGCGTAACCCATGAATTTCGCACCCCGTTGACCTCGCTGAAATTGTACCTTGAAACGCTCCAGTCAGGAAATCTCGAAGCCGGTAAAGTCGCCGAGTTGTATCCGAAAATGCTTGATGACTGCGATCATCTGGATAATCTGATCGATAATGTTCTCGAGGCGGGTCATTTCGGCAAAGGGCCGTTGCGGCTGGAATTAAGCCGGACCGATCTTTACGAAGATCTAAATGAGTATCTTGATGGTCTGGAACCGCTTGTTAAACGCTATGGCGGGGAACTGAGGCAAAAGCTTGAAAAAAATATTATGGCTCAAACCGAATACCAGTCACTTGGTCGGGCTGTCCGCATTCTGGTGGATAACGCCCTTAAGTACTCTCCGCCCGACCGTAAAGTAGTCGAAGTAGAATTGTCCAGTCTTGGCGGTAAGGCTGTTATCAAGGTCGCCGATCAGGGGATCGGTATCCCCGACGGTGAAAAAAGACGAATATTCGAGCGGTTCTACCGGGTTAACAATCCCGATTCACCCAATCCCAGGGGAACCGGACTGGGGCTTTACTTGTTGAGTCAGATTGTGGAAGCGCATCATGGCGAAGTGGATGTGGCTTCCGGTAGCTCCGGCCGGGGAACGACGTTCACTATCAGGATTCCATTGGCGGAACGATGAAGAAAAAAATTTTGATTGTTGAGGATGATGAACATATCGCCGAGGGATTACGGCTTAATCTGGAAGCCCGGGGCTATGATACAGTGATAGCCGCCGATGGCCTGGCGGCTCTCCATTTCTGGCGAAATGAAGGCTTTGACCTGATTATTCTGGATATCATGTTACCCGGTAAAGACGGCCTTGATGTCTGCCGGACGATCAGGAGAGAAGCCGGACGAGTCCCGATTTTATTTCTGACCGCCCGGGATCGAGAGGATGATCGGATTGCTGGGCTGGCGGCTGGGGGCGATGATTACCTGTCCAAGCCCTTTAATCTTGAGGAATTGATCCTGAGAATCGCGGCCATGTTTAGACGTCAGGTTTGGTACGGCACGACCAGCTTGGAAAATAATCGAATTGAATTCGGCAGCTGTGCTGTGGATTTCGCATCATACAGGGCCAGAGGAGTGCATGGAAACACCGAACTTTCGCAGAAGGAATGCATGATAATGAAATTTCTGGCCGAACATGCCGGTGATGTCGTCACCCGCGATATGATTCTCGATGCCATCTGGGGATATAACGTTTTCCCATCAAGTCGGACAGTGGATAATTTTATCGTCAGGTTGAGAAAAACTTTCGAAACCGATCCATCTCGACCGCGCTATCTGCACACCGTCCGTGGAGTCGGCTACCGTTTTACACCTGAGGGGGCTGGTAATGTCCAGTCATGATTTCATCGAAGCCGCCTATGGCCGGGTACATAAACGAGTCCCTATCTGGATCATGCGTCAGGCCGGCAGATATCTGCCTCAATACCAGGAAATAAAAAAAAATCATACTTTCTGGGAAATATGCCGCTCGCCGGAACTGATTGCCGAGGTGACGGCTCAGCCGGTGGAAATTTTGGGTATGGATGCGGCTATTTTGTTTTCGGATATATTGATTCCGCTGGAACCGCTGGGGCTTAATGTTGATTTCACTGAAAAGGGCCCCCGACTTCACCCGACTATTGTCTCCCCGGATGATGTTGACCGCCTGAGACTCTATGACCCTGCTGCCGAACTGGATTATATTCTAAAGGGAATCGAAAGGACACGGAAACGACTGAACGGCTCGGTGCCGCTGATCGGTTTCTGCGGATCGCCGTTCACCATGGCCTATTACGCGGTCGAGGGCAAAAGCTCTCCGGCTGACAATGAAATCAAACCGTTTATATTCAGATATCCCCGGGCGGCAGAGAAACTTCTTGACCTTCTGGCCGAATTGATCGG from Candidatus Zixiibacteriota bacterium includes:
- a CDS encoding 4Fe-4S dicluster domain-containing protein, whose translation is MEKWKGWRKMRYEAELDPDFSREIASIPGGDQLYSCIQCGTCSGMCPLSPNMDYTPRQIIAMIRAGFKGDVLSSYTTWLCASCYSCTVECPKEIKITDIMYAAKRLAIREKVHPKRFPTPVLAREFFRSVEKNGRSTESRLLVNLYLRTNPFKMFKQTGLGLKLWMKGRLGIRKESIKRTGELRKIFKVLETEHMVKTKDQLARQEEVSS
- a CDS encoding CoB--CoM heterodisulfide reductase iron-sulfur subunit B family protein, translated to MSYLYYPGCSLKSTGRAYEESMLAVFEHLQLPLEELEDWNCCGATAYMAISELKAFALSARNFALAEKQAGGAGEINMVVPCAACYLGLNKAYRYLKEHADLQKTILKALKAAGLSYSDHLRIRHPLDILANDISPDRIKEAVSRPLEGLKVACYYGCQIVRPYADFDDQHEPVIMDKLLRLLGAEVVDWPLKTRCCGGSLTGTVEDVGLRLSYILLKEAKKRGCDVIATACPLCQFNLECYQSQIGRKYGNGNDIAVAYFTQLMGAAFGIAEHDLGLQRLFVPLHLQGTGDKVTGGQYVSR
- a CDS encoding CoB--CoM heterodisulfide reductase iron-sulfur subunit A family protein, producing the protein MSAAENKTNGIPKIGVYVCHCGINIAGKVNVPEAVEFAAKLPNVAVAREYKFMCSDPGQEIIQNDIREGLINRVVVASCSPLMHETTFRTAMAAGGGNPFLFQMANIREHVSWVTPDKPAGTQKAKALIAAAVERVARHVPLEKTRVPVNPDVLIVGGGIAGIHAALTIANAGKKVYLVEKEPTIGGHMAKFDKTFPTLDCSACILTPKMSSVRAHPNITLWTYSEVVGVEGFVGNFRIQVKRKPRYVDEDLCVGCLECIESCVYKKGRISDEFNVGLSKRKPIYVPFPQATPLVAVIDPESCAELKTGKCKKPCMDACEPKAINFKQTEEIKEVSAGAIILATGFRTFDAARVKRYGYGKYPNVYTSLEVERLVNAAGPTGGEVIMSNGEKPKKVGIVHCVGSRDAHTNKYCSRVCCMYSLKLAHLIKERTGAEIYNFYIDMRTPGKGYEEFYDRLLQEDVHFIRGRVAEISDWTMTPEEEGKLIIRAEDTLVGAVRRIPVDMVVLSVGLEPRADADEVRRLFNISCSHEGWFLERHPKLAPVSTFTEGVYLAGACQGPKDIPDSVAQAGAAAAEALALIDKGHVELEPNTAFIREEFCSGCKTCLMLCPYSAISFNSEKNTAEVNGALCKGCGTCVAACPSGALQQNLFTDEQIYCEIKGVVNYV
- a CDS encoding hydrogenase iron-sulfur subunit, encoding MSDKDTNQKPFEPRIVAFFCNWCTYTAADLAGTARMTYAPNVRVIRVMCSGRLDPQFILTALRQGADGVLIGGCHPGDCHYQEGNYKALRRFTLLKRLLREMGIEDERVQLEWIAASEGDKVQKVINRITEDVRRLGPLHLEPEALDRATEALLPDQTPAVAEGGAL
- a CDS encoding oxidoreductase, with translation MSKPKVAFYWCASCGGCEEAVVDLAEDILKVVGAVDIVFWPVALDFKREDVEAMADNSLAVAFINGAIRSSEQHEMVELLRRKAGLVVAFGSCAHLGGIPGLANTFRRADLIDEAYHKSLSVTDGNGTEPLEKTEVPEGTLTLPKLWDTVKTLDQVIKVDYYLPGCPPPVNLINGAIGSILKNELPPPGSVLAPDMALCEECERRATKPDKMAQREFLRPHQIKADPEKCLLAQGLLCLGPVTRKGCGAACVKGNMPCTGCMGPTSHVVDFGTKALTAMASLVDSNDDREIAAILDQIADPVGTFYRYSLPASLLHRSYQPEHAKGEK
- a CDS encoding Ni/Fe hydrogenase subunit alpha, producing the protein MARKITIDPITRLEGHGKIDIFLNDQGNVDRAYFQVPESRGFERFAIGRPAEDMPQITSRICGVCPTAHHMAATRALDDLYKVDPPPAAKKVRELMYNIFFMEDHALHFFFLAGPDFVVGPQAPKAERNILGVLGKVGNEIGLKVIGMRKQWRELMNLVMGKAIHPVFGLPGGISRSITKEDLPRFIKTADESVEFGQFALKLFNDIVLKNPDYMHHITSDTYTHKTYYMGLVDKNNRINFYDGDLRVVGPDGKEYVKFGGRQYLDHMDEHVEPWSYIKFPYLKNIGWKGFEDGADSGIFAVAPLARLNAAESMGTPLAQENYEQYFKICGGKPVHFTLATSWARLIEMLYSAERMKELVADPDIINPDFRTIPTNTPSEGIGVVEAPRGTLIHHYRTDDNGIITKANLIVATQNNAARIAMSVDKAARGLISGGKVDDGILNMVEMAFRAYDPCHGCGTHALPGEMPLVVDIYDRDHNLVRQLRQD
- a CDS encoding hydrogenase maturation protease, with protein sequence MKPLILGLGNELLCDDGIGIIITRKLPGAVAEAADVIRSGQHGVALLDLFLGYRQAIIIDAIQTGKHPPGTVLELIPGDLNNVSSPSPHYTGIPELIRIAREMQLDFPDDIRILAVEIEDPLTVGGELTPAVEKSIEKVIPIIESYLYHWRVNEVCEKRC
- a CDS encoding hydrogenase maturation nickel metallochaperone HypA; its protein translation is MHELQIAGEVIKIARAEMKRRRLTRISEIGLAVGALAAVDPDALAFSFEASVVDTPLAGSRLHIDFIPVEGTCRNCRRDFKVSDYVFICPHCGSGDILVRRGEELDVTYILA